A genomic window from Haladaptatus caseinilyticus includes:
- a CDS encoding 16S ribosomal RNA methyltransferase A, whose translation MGRSPREEHGTRDPDGLIRRAGVRADPNSDQHFLIDDRVVDRIPEYAEEMDLTHVLEIGGGPGVLTDRLLATADRVTVVERDPKFADFLRREFAEDCRTGRLTVVEGDALSVDLPDFTACVANLPYGISSEITFRLLPLGKPTILMFQREFAERMAGESGTDDYGRLSVTAQHYADVEVVEVVPREAFSPAPEVSSAIVRTTPRDPDYEVDDEAFFLDFVKAVFTQRRKTIRNAIRNTAHISGLDDADAVVDALEEPEPDVLTDDILRKRAGNVTPAQFAAMAGVADEFGRGGG comes from the coding sequence ATGGGACGTTCGCCACGTGAGGAACACGGAACGAGAGACCCAGACGGTCTGATTCGAAGGGCAGGCGTCCGGGCCGACCCGAACAGCGACCAACATTTCCTCATCGACGACCGAGTCGTTGACCGAATTCCGGAGTACGCCGAGGAGATGGATCTCACGCACGTCCTCGAAATAGGGGGCGGACCGGGTGTTCTGACCGACCGACTACTGGCGACTGCGGACCGCGTAACGGTGGTCGAACGGGACCCGAAGTTCGCTGACTTCCTCCGACGGGAGTTCGCCGAGGACTGCCGGACGGGACGGTTGACCGTCGTAGAGGGGGACGCACTAAGTGTAGACCTTCCCGATTTCACCGCCTGCGTCGCCAACCTTCCGTACGGAATCTCCAGCGAGATCACGTTCCGACTGCTTCCGCTTGGAAAGCCGACGATACTCATGTTCCAACGGGAGTTCGCGGAGCGCATGGCTGGTGAGTCCGGAACCGACGACTACGGGCGACTCTCCGTCACGGCGCAGCACTACGCCGACGTGGAAGTCGTCGAGGTCGTTCCCCGCGAGGCGTTTTCGCCCGCGCCGGAGGTGTCGAGCGCGATCGTGCGCACGACGCCGCGGGATCCCGATTACGAGGTGGACGACGAGGCGTTTTTCCTGGACTTCGTGAAGGCCGTCTTCACCCAGCGTCGGAAGACGATTCGAAACGCGATCCGCAACACGGCGCACATCTCGGGACTGGACGACGCCGACGCGGTCGTGGACGCGCTCGAAGAGCCGGAACCGGACGTGTTGACTGACGACATCCTCAGAAAGCGCGCCGGAAACGTCACCCCCGCACAGTTCGCGGCGATGGCAGGGGTTGCGGATGAGTTCGGTCGAGGTGGTGGTTGA
- a CDS encoding RNA polymerase Rpb4 family protein, with protein sequence MTIFKEKLSEDYLTTAEAKELLAEIERDRALDESREMPYNLSRAIEHVNRFAALDEEESRDLVGELLELEKVDEPTAYKITDLLPKDRDELRAIYAQQRFALSGDELDEILNVVAKYE encoded by the coding sequence AGGATTATCTCACTACGGCAGAAGCCAAGGAACTGCTCGCGGAAATCGAGCGAGATCGCGCACTGGACGAAAGCCGTGAGATGCCGTACAACCTCTCCCGAGCCATCGAGCACGTAAATCGATTTGCGGCCCTCGACGAAGAGGAGTCCCGCGATCTGGTCGGTGAACTGCTCGAACTCGAAAAGGTGGACGAACCAACGGCGTACAAAATCACGGACCTCCTGCCGAAAGACCGCGACGAACTGCGTGCGATCTACGCTCAGCAACGCTTCGCGCTTTCGGGCGACGAGTTGGACGAAATCCTGAACGTCGTCGCGAAGTACGAGTGA
- a CDS encoding DUF655 domain-containing protein codes for MSESESGREAVAVVLDFLPHGRAEDDRPQYQKEPVAYALTESDFHLLELTLEKETSVGIGDSIPVEPPEARENIDELHEVGYGDLTSAAQSELEHAVVDIVERNEKRFVDFYNDAQPITLRLHQLNLLPGIGKKLRNNVLEARKRQPFESFDDLEERVAGLHDPEGVLVERILEEIREDDLKYRTFARRE; via the coding sequence ATGAGTGAATCCGAGAGTGGCCGCGAAGCAGTGGCTGTGGTGCTCGACTTTCTCCCCCACGGACGGGCGGAAGATGATCGTCCCCAGTACCAGAAGGAACCGGTCGCCTATGCGTTGACCGAATCGGACTTCCATCTCCTCGAACTCACACTCGAAAAGGAAACGAGCGTCGGTATCGGCGACAGCATTCCAGTCGAGCCGCCGGAAGCCCGCGAAAACATCGATGAGCTCCACGAAGTCGGGTACGGCGACCTTACCTCCGCCGCCCAGTCGGAACTCGAACACGCCGTAGTCGATATCGTCGAACGTAACGAAAAGCGGTTCGTGGATTTCTACAACGATGCCCAGCCGATCACCCTCCGACTCCACCAGCTGAACCTGCTTCCGGGCATCGGGAAGAAACTACGTAACAACGTGCTCGAAGCGCGCAAGCGTCAACCCTTCGAGAGCTTCGACGACCTCGAGGAACGTGTCGCAGGACTGCACGACCCGGAAGGCGTGCTGGTCGAACGGATACTCGAGGAGATACGCGAAGACGACCTGAAATATCGGACGTTCGCCCGACGCGAGTGA